A window of the Desulfomicrobium macestii genome harbors these coding sequences:
- a CDS encoding (2Fe-2S)-binding protein produces the protein MSELVCYCFGYTSEDIEQDVIQNGKSTIFERIMNEKKAGGCQCAEKNPKGR, from the coding sequence ATGTCAGAACTCGTATGCTATTGTTTTGGCTATACATCCGAAGATATTGAGCAGGATGTTATTCAAAACGGAAAATCTACAATTTTTGAACGTATCATGAACGAAAAAAAGGCTGGTGGGTGCCAGTGTGCTGAAAAGAATCCGAAAGGTCGCTGA